The following coding sequences are from one Cygnus atratus isolate AKBS03 ecotype Queensland, Australia chromosome 15, CAtr_DNAZoo_HiC_assembly, whole genome shotgun sequence window:
- the USP42 gene encoding ubiquitin carboxyl-terminal hydrolase 42 isoform X3, translating into MTIVNKPKSSKSKKSSSRRSGKSKKPRTKKMKSRTANWGRIPPAEDSNQVSVAQGRGGAIYCRSSEKSKPFAQRDLIINDGIAPPQRILFPPEKICMDWQQTQSVGVGLYNLGNTCFLNSTLQCLTYTPPLANYMLSLEHNQSCREQGFCMMCTMETHINQALCCTVDAIKPTRVINDLRRIGKHFRFGSQEDAHEFLRYTVDAMQKACLNGSTKLDRSSQATTIIHQIFGGFLRSRVKCLNCKAVSDTYEAFLDITLDIKAVSSVTRALELFVKPEQLDGENCYKCSKCKKMVPASKRFTIHRSSNVLTISLKRFANFTGGKINKEVKYPEYLDLRAYMSQSIGEPLLYALYAVLVHNGINCHAGHYVCYIKAGNGLWYQMNDANVVRTDIKTVLGQQAYLLFYIRRYDLTLGERAFYLPAPSYPRSFLGQRGANSKQAGFMGPRLPPHMIKNSSRLNGNGSLKEDPNTIGVTLKRPSSAPPTACVQNWAITRPSITDPSKKQKITISIHNKLPARQTVSQPDCLSSAVEDEDLNKAVPSSTITNSTAAESTSNPSTMSVTTNVSKQEVSDEIFVEPAVNGNPKLSSDNTVPYGAESSGKSEEESKGIFKRNCNVISSNGILVGKVVRTLQNSHSSCQNAEEERSQHELPKNDSLNGAISLVNESKENGLKLDDSTCQAEPVKPSEMFFSKTNGLLETMPIAMPPVPQEVMLESLTDSQLNSLSEEISVPGPQKSTENDALMETVVMEALLVYEESRKVPSDFSCEAENPFIQSDSETISTKEEVGSIITKADNAHPSINGQHKIRERCFDTEDEFLEQYRSEDRGDKDKSRRSKEPELISKENILYIKDSSEADENLRQTSSLKSDSECSSKNLSSLAVTDKCQDTKDISNNYVEVPPVNDSSITKLDKVLESQFSRPNEEFGDRKWEEDAMHRKKDKKRIHETKKTDKEHYRRKREHSDTEEKESQNRSKTDGHSSKRRCSRSVEVIKQNRHKQEHCEGSKYRSFHGERNSPDNGRRSVKYSKYRSRSRGRSEQDRNRYYHSKGERTWSRERYYQDEPRRWEKCRYYNDYYSSHATGDSRERKFSHGDKDFDKLSQAYNSRSHKDYHYKSRWPHSSLSREDDVHHFSSHRADLHRCSVPQQHSEKYSRERHALPPVSGHFEDSPQKNEKERNRKRQYTRAEGSESEIERKRRKIEKELLGDEKMKKYKKFKKKKKSKDKHREKDYKLYDLDFSVLHFDNDNRKRKKKKKKKKHIRKLKGFLEYLDPRFQKKTREKKEESRPPDGSFCEQYRNEGSKQPYKEGKPSTAGESKKYSSIASNEYIKDN; encoded by the exons ATGACCATAGTTAACAAGCCAAAATCTTCAAAGTCTAAAAAATCATCTTCAAGGCGGTCTGGCAAATCCAAGAAACCACGTactaaaaaaatgaagtcacgCACTGCAAACTGGGGCCGGATACCACCTGCAGAAGATTCTAACCAAGTCTCTGTGGCCCAAGGACGTGGAGGTGCAATTTATTGTAGATCATCTGAAAAATCTAAGCCTTTTGCCCAAAGAGATCTAA TCATTAATGATGGAATTGCTCCGCCGCAAAGAATTCTTTTTCCGCCTGAGAAGATTTGTATGGATTGGCAACAAACACAAAGTGTTGGGGTTGGACTGTACAATCTTGGCAATACATGTTTTCTTAATTCTACTCTACAATGTTTGACCTACACACCCCCACTTGCCAATTACATGCTTTCTCTTGAGCACAACCAGTCAT GTCGTGAACAAGGTTTTTGCATGATGTGCACAATGGAGACTCACATTAACCAGGCCCTGTGTTGCACTGTTGATGCCATCAAGCCTACACGTGTTATCAATGATCTTAGAC GAATAGGAAAACATTTCCGTTTTGGCAGTCAAGAAGATGCACACGAATTCTTGCGCTATACTGTTGATGCTATGCAGAAAGCATGCTTGAATGGAAGCACCAA attGGACAGATCTTCTCAAGCAACCACCATCATTCATCAAATATTTGGAGGATTTCTAAGATCAAGAG TAAAGTGCTTGAATTGCAAAGCAGTTTCGGATACGTATGAGGCATTTCTTGATATCACTTTGGATATAAAG GCAGTTTCATCTGTTACCAGAGCTCTAGAACTATTTGTGAAACCTGAACAGCTGGATGGAGAGAATTGCTATAAATGTAGCAA gTGTAAAAAGATGGTTCCTGCATCCAAGAGATTTACTATACACCGTTCTTCCAATGTTCTCACAATATCACTGAAAAGATTTGCAAATTTCACAGGTGGAAAGATCAACAAG GAGGTAAAATACCCAGAGTATTTGGACCTTCGAGCCTACATGTCTCAATCAATTGGAGAACCACTCCTCTATGCCTTATATGCGGTGCTGGTGCATAATGGTATCAACTGTCACGCGGGACACTATGTATGCTACATAAAG GCTGGTAATGGACTTTGGTATCAGATGAATGATGCTAATGTAGTCCGTACTGACATTAAAACAGTTCTTGGTCAGCAagcttatttacttttttatatcAG GCGCTATGATTTGACACTCGGAGAACGTGCTTTTTACTTACCAGCACCATCTTATCCCCGTTCATTCCTTGGTCAGCGGGGGGCTAATAGTAAGCAGGCTGGATTTATGGGACCACGACTTCCTCCTCATATGATTAAG aattcAAGTCGTTTAAATGGAAATGGATCCTTAAAAGAGGATCCAAATACCATTGGTGTCACCCTAAAAAGGCCATCTTCAGCACCACCGACGGCTTGTGTTCAAAACTGGGCAATTACCAGGCCTTCAATTACTGACCCatcaaaaaaacagaagatcACTATCAGTATTCACAATAAATTGCCTGCTCGTCAGACTGTGTCACAGCCTGACTGTCTTAGCAGTGCTGTGGAGGATGAAGATCTCAACAAGGCTGTTCCTTCATCTACAATTACAAATTCCACCGCAGCAGAGTCTACCTCAAATCCATCTACTATGTCAGTTACTACTAATGTTTCCAAACAAGAAGTTTCTGATGAAATTTTCGTGGAGCCAGCAGTGAATGGAAATCCTAAACTCAGCTCTGATAACACAGTCCCTTACGGTGCAGAATCTTCAGGAAAATCTGAGGAGGAGTCGAAGGGcatatttaaaaggaattgCAATGTAATATCCTCTAATGGAATTTTGGTTGGAAAGGTAGTCCGTACATTGCAGAATTCCCATTCTTCCTGTCAGaatgctgaagaagaaagatcCCAGCATGAGCTGCCAAAAAATGATTCACTAAATGGTGCTATTAGTTTAGTTAATGAATCTAAAGAAAACGGACTGAAACTTGATGATTCCACTTGCCAAGCTGAACCTGTTAAACCTTCTGAGATgttcttttctaaaacaaatggATTGCTTGAAACA ATGCCTATAGCTATGCCTCCAGTCCCTCAAGAAGTAATGTTAGAATCCCTCACAgacagccagctgaacagctTGTCAGAGGAAATAAG tgTCCCAGGACCTCAGAAATCTACAGAGAATGATGCTCTTATGGAAACTGTAGTGATGGAAGCACTATTGGTCTATGAAGAATCCAGGAAAGTTCCTTCTGACTTCAGCTGTGAGGCTGAGAATCCTTTTATTCAATCAGATTCTGAAACCATTTCTACCAAAGAAGAAGTTGGAAGTATTATAACAAAAGCTGATAATGCACATCCCAGTATCAATGGTCAGCACAAGATTAGGGAAAGATGCTTTGATACTGAAGATGAATTCCTTGAACAGTACCGATCTGAGGACCGTGGAGACAAAGACAAATCAAGAAGATCAAAAGAACCTGAactcatttcaaaagaaaatattttgtacatcAAAGACTCTTCTGAGGCTGATGAGAACTTGCGGCAAACTTCCTCTCTAAAGTCGGACAGTGAATGTAGTTCTAAAAATCTTTCCTCCTTAGCTGTTACAGATAAATGCCAAGATACAAAGGACATATCTAATAACTATGTAGAGGTACCACCTGTTAATGACTCGTCTATTACAAAGCTGGATAAAGTTTTGGAAAGCCAATTCTCCAGACCAAATGAAGAATTTGGTGacagaaaatgggaagaagacgccatgcacaggaaaaaagataagaaaaggaTACACGAAACTAAAAAAACTGACAAAGAGCATTACCGAAGAAAGAGGGAACATTCTGATACTGAAGAGAAGGAGagtcaaaacagaagcaaaacagatgGTCATTCCAGCAAGAGAAGGTGCTCTCGCAGCGTGGAAGTTATTAAGCAAAATCGTCATAAGCAGGAGCATTGTGAGGGAAGCAAGTACAGATCTTTCCATGGTGAAAGAAACAGCCCTGATAATGGGAGAAGATcagtaaaatattcaaagtaCAGATCTCGAAGCAGAGGAAGATCAGAACAAGATAGGAATAGATATTACCATTCCAAAGGGGAAAGAACTTGGAGCAGAGAAAGATACTATCAAGATGAACCACGGAGATGGGAAAAATGTAGATATTACAATGATTACTATTCATCTCATGCAACAGGAGACAGTAGAGAGAGAAAGTTCTCTCACGGTGATAAAGACTTTGACAAATTGAGTCAAGCTTACAACAGCAGGTCACATAAGGATTATCATTACAAAAGCAGATGGCCTCACAGTTCCCTCTCGAGAGAAGATGATGTACATCACTTTAGCAGCCACAGAGCAGACTTACATCGTTGCTCAGTACCTCAGcaacattctgaaaaatattctcgTGAAAGACATGCACTTCCACCTGTGTCAGGTCATTTTGAGGACTCTccccagaaaaatgaaaaagaaagaaacagaaaaagacaatatACTCGTGCAGAAGGTAGTGAAAGTGAAATAGAAAGGAAACGCAGAAAGATAGAAAAGGAGCTTTTAGgtgatgaaaaaatgaaaaaatataagaagttcaagaagaaaaagaagtctaaaGATAAACATCGAGAGAAGGATTACAA ACTTTATGATTTGGATTTCTCTGTGCTCCACTTTGACAATGACAATCGCAAGcgtaagaaaaagaagaaaaagaagaaacacatcAGGAAACTGAAAGGCTTCTTGGAATACTTAGATCCTCgtttccagaagaaaacacgg
- the USP42 gene encoding ubiquitin carboxyl-terminal hydrolase 42 isoform X4, with protein MTIVNKPKSSKSKKSSSRRSGKSKKPRTKKMKSRTANWGRIPPAEDSNQVSVAQGRGGAIYCRSSEKSKPFAQRDLIINDGIAPPQRILFPPEKICMDWQQTQSVGVGLYNLGNTCFLNSTLQCLTYTPPLANYMLSLEHNQSCREQGFCMMCTMETHINQALCCTVDAIKPTRVINDLRRIGKHFRFGSQEDAHEFLRYTVDAMQKACLNGSTKLDRSSQATTIIHQIFGGFLRSRVKCLNCKAVSDTYEAFLDITLDIKAVSSVTRALELFVKPEQLDGENCYKCSKCKKMVPASKRFTIHRSSNVLTISLKRFANFTGGKINKEVKYPEYLDLRAYMSQSIGEPLLYALYAVLVHNGINCHAGHYVCYIKAGNGLWYQMNDANVVRTDIKTVLGQQAYLLFYIRRYDLTLGERAFYLPAPSYPRSFLGQRGANSKQAGFMGPRLPPHMIKNSSRLNGNGSLKEDPNTIGVTLKRPSSAPPTACVQNWAITRPSITDPSKKQKITISIHNKLPARQTVSQPDCLSSAVEDEDLNKAVPSSTITNSTAAESTSNPSTMSVTTNVSKQEVSDEIFVEPAVNGNPKLSSDNTVPYGAESSGKSEEESKGIFKRNCNVISSNGILVGKVVRTLQNSHSSCQNAEEERSQHELPKNDSLNGAISLVNESKENGLKLDDSTCQAEPVKPSEMFFSKTNGLLETMPIAMPPVPQEVMLESLTDSQLNSLSEEISVPGPQKSTENDALMETVVMEALLVYEESRKVPSDFSCEAENPFIQSDSETISTKEEVGSIITKADNAHPSINGQHKIRERCFDTEDEFLEQYRSEDRGDKDKSRRSKEPELISKENILYIKDSSEADENLRQTSSLKSDSECSSKNLSSLAVTDKCQDTKDISNNYVEVPPVNDSSITKLDKVLESQFSRPNEEFGDRKWEEDAMHRKKDKKRIHETKKTDKEHYRRKREHSDTEEKESQNRSKTDGHSSKRRCSRSVEVIKQNRHKQEHCEGSKYRSFHGERNSPDNGRRSVKYSKYRSRSRGRSEQDRNRYYHSKGERTWSRERYYQDEPRRWEKCRYYNDYYSSHATGDSRERKFSHGDKDFDKLSQAYNSRSHKDYHYKSRWPHSSLSREDDVHHFSSHRADLHRCSVPQQHSEKYSRERHALPPVSGHFEDSPQKNEKERNRKRQYTRAEGSESEIERKRRKIEKELLGDEKMKKYKKFKKKKKSKDKHREKDYK; from the exons ATGACCATAGTTAACAAGCCAAAATCTTCAAAGTCTAAAAAATCATCTTCAAGGCGGTCTGGCAAATCCAAGAAACCACGTactaaaaaaatgaagtcacgCACTGCAAACTGGGGCCGGATACCACCTGCAGAAGATTCTAACCAAGTCTCTGTGGCCCAAGGACGTGGAGGTGCAATTTATTGTAGATCATCTGAAAAATCTAAGCCTTTTGCCCAAAGAGATCTAA TCATTAATGATGGAATTGCTCCGCCGCAAAGAATTCTTTTTCCGCCTGAGAAGATTTGTATGGATTGGCAACAAACACAAAGTGTTGGGGTTGGACTGTACAATCTTGGCAATACATGTTTTCTTAATTCTACTCTACAATGTTTGACCTACACACCCCCACTTGCCAATTACATGCTTTCTCTTGAGCACAACCAGTCAT GTCGTGAACAAGGTTTTTGCATGATGTGCACAATGGAGACTCACATTAACCAGGCCCTGTGTTGCACTGTTGATGCCATCAAGCCTACACGTGTTATCAATGATCTTAGAC GAATAGGAAAACATTTCCGTTTTGGCAGTCAAGAAGATGCACACGAATTCTTGCGCTATACTGTTGATGCTATGCAGAAAGCATGCTTGAATGGAAGCACCAA attGGACAGATCTTCTCAAGCAACCACCATCATTCATCAAATATTTGGAGGATTTCTAAGATCAAGAG TAAAGTGCTTGAATTGCAAAGCAGTTTCGGATACGTATGAGGCATTTCTTGATATCACTTTGGATATAAAG GCAGTTTCATCTGTTACCAGAGCTCTAGAACTATTTGTGAAACCTGAACAGCTGGATGGAGAGAATTGCTATAAATGTAGCAA gTGTAAAAAGATGGTTCCTGCATCCAAGAGATTTACTATACACCGTTCTTCCAATGTTCTCACAATATCACTGAAAAGATTTGCAAATTTCACAGGTGGAAAGATCAACAAG GAGGTAAAATACCCAGAGTATTTGGACCTTCGAGCCTACATGTCTCAATCAATTGGAGAACCACTCCTCTATGCCTTATATGCGGTGCTGGTGCATAATGGTATCAACTGTCACGCGGGACACTATGTATGCTACATAAAG GCTGGTAATGGACTTTGGTATCAGATGAATGATGCTAATGTAGTCCGTACTGACATTAAAACAGTTCTTGGTCAGCAagcttatttacttttttatatcAG GCGCTATGATTTGACACTCGGAGAACGTGCTTTTTACTTACCAGCACCATCTTATCCCCGTTCATTCCTTGGTCAGCGGGGGGCTAATAGTAAGCAGGCTGGATTTATGGGACCACGACTTCCTCCTCATATGATTAAG aattcAAGTCGTTTAAATGGAAATGGATCCTTAAAAGAGGATCCAAATACCATTGGTGTCACCCTAAAAAGGCCATCTTCAGCACCACCGACGGCTTGTGTTCAAAACTGGGCAATTACCAGGCCTTCAATTACTGACCCatcaaaaaaacagaagatcACTATCAGTATTCACAATAAATTGCCTGCTCGTCAGACTGTGTCACAGCCTGACTGTCTTAGCAGTGCTGTGGAGGATGAAGATCTCAACAAGGCTGTTCCTTCATCTACAATTACAAATTCCACCGCAGCAGAGTCTACCTCAAATCCATCTACTATGTCAGTTACTACTAATGTTTCCAAACAAGAAGTTTCTGATGAAATTTTCGTGGAGCCAGCAGTGAATGGAAATCCTAAACTCAGCTCTGATAACACAGTCCCTTACGGTGCAGAATCTTCAGGAAAATCTGAGGAGGAGTCGAAGGGcatatttaaaaggaattgCAATGTAATATCCTCTAATGGAATTTTGGTTGGAAAGGTAGTCCGTACATTGCAGAATTCCCATTCTTCCTGTCAGaatgctgaagaagaaagatcCCAGCATGAGCTGCCAAAAAATGATTCACTAAATGGTGCTATTAGTTTAGTTAATGAATCTAAAGAAAACGGACTGAAACTTGATGATTCCACTTGCCAAGCTGAACCTGTTAAACCTTCTGAGATgttcttttctaaaacaaatggATTGCTTGAAACA ATGCCTATAGCTATGCCTCCAGTCCCTCAAGAAGTAATGTTAGAATCCCTCACAgacagccagctgaacagctTGTCAGAGGAAATAAG tgTCCCAGGACCTCAGAAATCTACAGAGAATGATGCTCTTATGGAAACTGTAGTGATGGAAGCACTATTGGTCTATGAAGAATCCAGGAAAGTTCCTTCTGACTTCAGCTGTGAGGCTGAGAATCCTTTTATTCAATCAGATTCTGAAACCATTTCTACCAAAGAAGAAGTTGGAAGTATTATAACAAAAGCTGATAATGCACATCCCAGTATCAATGGTCAGCACAAGATTAGGGAAAGATGCTTTGATACTGAAGATGAATTCCTTGAACAGTACCGATCTGAGGACCGTGGAGACAAAGACAAATCAAGAAGATCAAAAGAACCTGAactcatttcaaaagaaaatattttgtacatcAAAGACTCTTCTGAGGCTGATGAGAACTTGCGGCAAACTTCCTCTCTAAAGTCGGACAGTGAATGTAGTTCTAAAAATCTTTCCTCCTTAGCTGTTACAGATAAATGCCAAGATACAAAGGACATATCTAATAACTATGTAGAGGTACCACCTGTTAATGACTCGTCTATTACAAAGCTGGATAAAGTTTTGGAAAGCCAATTCTCCAGACCAAATGAAGAATTTGGTGacagaaaatgggaagaagacgccatgcacaggaaaaaagataagaaaaggaTACACGAAACTAAAAAAACTGACAAAGAGCATTACCGAAGAAAGAGGGAACATTCTGATACTGAAGAGAAGGAGagtcaaaacagaagcaaaacagatgGTCATTCCAGCAAGAGAAGGTGCTCTCGCAGCGTGGAAGTTATTAAGCAAAATCGTCATAAGCAGGAGCATTGTGAGGGAAGCAAGTACAGATCTTTCCATGGTGAAAGAAACAGCCCTGATAATGGGAGAAGATcagtaaaatattcaaagtaCAGATCTCGAAGCAGAGGAAGATCAGAACAAGATAGGAATAGATATTACCATTCCAAAGGGGAAAGAACTTGGAGCAGAGAAAGATACTATCAAGATGAACCACGGAGATGGGAAAAATGTAGATATTACAATGATTACTATTCATCTCATGCAACAGGAGACAGTAGAGAGAGAAAGTTCTCTCACGGTGATAAAGACTTTGACAAATTGAGTCAAGCTTACAACAGCAGGTCACATAAGGATTATCATTACAAAAGCAGATGGCCTCACAGTTCCCTCTCGAGAGAAGATGATGTACATCACTTTAGCAGCCACAGAGCAGACTTACATCGTTGCTCAGTACCTCAGcaacattctgaaaaatattctcgTGAAAGACATGCACTTCCACCTGTGTCAGGTCATTTTGAGGACTCTccccagaaaaatgaaaaagaaagaaacagaaaaagacaatatACTCGTGCAGAAGGTAGTGAAAGTGAAATAGAAAGGAAACGCAGAAAGATAGAAAAGGAGCTTTTAGgtgatgaaaaaatgaaaaaatataagaagttcaagaagaaaaagaagtctaaaGATAAACATCGAGAGAAGGATTACAAGTAA